A single window of Mycobacteriales bacterium DNA harbors:
- a CDS encoding DUF3488 and transglutaminase-like domain-containing protein has translation MSASPRLTLAAALAVVLTSASLVPVFDGPGWALRVLGAVAVVGGSGALARRVGLPRLVQPLAALIVLAGYVCAAFARPTLAFGVLPGTDTLRLLGRTIGAGLVDVEQLAPPVPTSPGLVLLAVLGVGVIAVVVDALAVTLRRAAVAGLPLLLLFAVPAAVLPGGLGWWPFAVGAAGWLGLLLADGTDTLTRWGAPPHSGSGAGPAPDDPAAGRVGRRIGAAALGVAVVVPALVPGLDSRLLGDGLGGGGPGGSQTTTTYNPILELGGQLRLPEPGRLLLTYRTDDPAPDYLRLTTLDRFDEDTGWSSSELSADPREDAVQRGIPAPEDTSLAPAGAVTTTIDIAKVDGPWLPTPAEPREIDVRGPWRWDAESSTVFSARTTLGEVEGTYTVQSRRSRPDPELLRRTSDAPEEITEVYAERPTLSSYVGQLLAETVAGAGTDYDRVAAIQALFRDRSNGFRYAHDTSVEGFDQPDALERFLRGQRGFCEQYSSAMAAMVRGLGIPARVAVGFTPGSRRADGSYAVTTSDAHAWPEVWFSGAGWVRFEPTPRTSSQVTTPGYTVPPVQAPEPDAPDPATGAAPAPAESGAPGSPGAQDRGDDLAGGATDGGSGQGRRIVGLAFAALVPLLLLAVPALLHAARRRRQWSSPTPLVAWEQVREDAADVGHRWRPADSPRAAADQLADSRSLDAPGRAALERLALGAERARYARPGAAGSGAGGSLLADARTVRAGLLADASRAQRWIARLAPPSTLRRVSGRLGTGTADVLDGLDAAVGAVAGRLRHPRRRGPA, from the coding sequence GTGAGCGCCTCCCCGCGTCTGACGCTGGCCGCCGCGCTGGCCGTCGTGCTCACGAGCGCCTCGCTCGTCCCGGTCTTCGACGGCCCCGGCTGGGCCCTGCGGGTGCTCGGTGCGGTGGCCGTCGTCGGCGGCTCCGGCGCGCTCGCCCGCAGGGTGGGACTGCCACGCCTGGTGCAGCCGCTGGCCGCTCTGATCGTCCTGGCCGGCTACGTCTGCGCCGCCTTCGCCCGTCCGACGCTGGCCTTCGGCGTGCTCCCGGGCACCGACACGCTGCGGCTGCTGGGCCGGACGATCGGCGCGGGCCTGGTCGACGTCGAGCAGCTCGCGCCGCCGGTGCCGACCAGCCCCGGGCTGGTGCTGCTCGCCGTGCTGGGCGTCGGCGTGATCGCCGTCGTCGTGGACGCGCTGGCCGTGACGCTGCGCAGGGCGGCGGTCGCCGGGCTCCCGCTGCTGCTGCTGTTCGCCGTGCCGGCGGCCGTGCTGCCCGGTGGCCTGGGCTGGTGGCCGTTCGCCGTCGGCGCCGCAGGTTGGCTCGGCCTGCTGCTGGCTGACGGCACCGACACCCTCACCCGCTGGGGGGCGCCGCCGCACTCCGGCTCCGGCGCCGGCCCGGCGCCGGACGATCCGGCCGCGGGGCGGGTGGGCCGGCGGATCGGCGCGGCCGCGCTGGGTGTCGCCGTGGTCGTCCCGGCCCTGGTTCCCGGGCTCGACAGCCGGTTGCTCGGCGACGGCCTGGGCGGCGGCGGGCCGGGCGGCTCGCAGACCACCACGACGTACAACCCGATCCTCGAGCTGGGTGGGCAGCTGCGGCTGCCGGAACCGGGCCGGCTGCTGCTGACCTACCGGACCGACGACCCGGCGCCGGACTACCTGCGGCTCACCACGCTGGACCGGTTCGACGAGGACACCGGCTGGTCGAGCTCGGAGCTGTCGGCGGACCCGCGGGAGGACGCGGTCCAGCGGGGAATCCCGGCACCCGAGGACACCTCCCTGGCCCCGGCCGGCGCGGTGACGACGACGATCGACATCGCGAAGGTCGACGGGCCGTGGCTGCCCACGCCGGCGGAGCCGCGGGAAATCGACGTCCGGGGCCCCTGGCGGTGGGACGCGGAGAGCTCCACCGTCTTCTCCGCGCGCACCACGCTGGGCGAGGTCGAGGGCACCTACACCGTGCAGTCCCGGCGCAGCCGTCCCGATCCCGAGCTGCTGCGCCGCACGTCCGATGCTCCCGAGGAGATCACGGAGGTCTACGCCGAGCGCCCGACGCTGTCGTCGTACGTCGGGCAGCTGCTGGCCGAGACGGTGGCCGGCGCCGGCACCGACTACGACCGGGTCGCCGCGATCCAGGCGCTGTTCCGGGACCGGTCGAACGGGTTCCGCTATGCGCACGACACCTCGGTGGAGGGTTTCGACCAGCCGGACGCGCTCGAGCGGTTCCTGCGGGGGCAGCGGGGCTTCTGCGAGCAGTACTCCTCCGCGATGGCGGCGATGGTGCGTGGCCTCGGGATTCCCGCCCGCGTCGCCGTCGGGTTCACGCCCGGCAGCCGCCGCGCCGACGGCAGCTACGCCGTGACGACCAGCGACGCGCACGCCTGGCCGGAGGTGTGGTTCTCCGGTGCCGGCTGGGTGCGCTTCGAGCCGACCCCGCGCACGTCCTCGCAGGTGACGACGCCCGGCTACACCGTGCCTCCGGTGCAGGCGCCGGAGCCCGACGCGCCGGACCCGGCCACCGGCGCCGCGCCTGCTCCGGCGGAGTCGGGGGCGCCGGGCAGCCCGGGTGCGCAGGACCGCGGTGACGACCTCGCCGGCGGCGCGACCGACGGCGGGTCGGGCCAGGGCCGCCGGATCGTCGGCCTGGCGTTCGCTGCGCTCGTCCCGCTCCTGCTGCTGGCGGTGCCGGCACTGCTGCATGCCGCCCGGCGCCGCCGGCAGTGGTCCTCCCCCACGCCGCTGGTCGCGTGGGAGCAGGTCCGCGAGGACGCGGCGGACGTCGGGCACCGCTGGCGACCGGCCGACTCACCGCGGGCGGCGGCGGACCAGCTGGCCGATTCCCGATCCCTCGACGCGCCGGGCCGCGCGGCGCTGGAGCGGCTTGCTCTCGGGGCGGAGCGGGCGCGCTACGCGCGGCCGGGGGCGGCCGGGAGCGGGGCCGGCGGCAGTCTGCTGGCGGACGCGAGGACCGTGCGCGCCGGGCTGCTGGCGGATGCGTCGCGCGCGCAGCGCTGGATCGCCCGCCTCGCGCCACCGTCGACGCTGCGCCGGGTGAGCGGCCGGCTCGGTACCGGCACAGCCGACGTGCTGGACGGTCTGGATGCCGCGGTCGGCGCTGTCGCCGGGCGGCTCCGGCATCCGCGCCGGCGCGGCCCGGCCTGA
- a CDS encoding AAA family ATPase has protein sequence MARRTSPAPAGLDMLQESAGRIRDNIEQVIEGKTEVVDLALVVLLAEGHLLIEDVPGVGKTMLAKALARSIDCSVRRIQFTPDLLPSDVTGVSIYNSATREFEFKPGAVFANLVVGDEINRASPKTQSALLEAMEERQVSVDGVTYVLETPFMVIATQNPIEMEGTYPLPEAQRDRFTARASIGYPSPAAELEMLASHGAAEPIEDLEPVADGLEVRKLIEAVRSVHLSTEVKQYVVDLVGGTRRSTDLRLGASPRAGLQLVRAARARAALAGRDYVLPDDVQALALPVLAHRLLPTPEAQVSGRAPQDVVRGLVESTALPGPLAPARRR, from the coding sequence GTGGCACGCCGCACATCCCCGGCCCCGGCAGGACTGGACATGCTCCAGGAGTCGGCCGGTCGCATCCGCGACAACATCGAGCAGGTGATCGAGGGCAAGACCGAGGTGGTCGACCTCGCCCTGGTGGTGCTGCTCGCCGAGGGCCACCTGCTCATCGAGGACGTGCCGGGTGTCGGCAAGACGATGCTCGCCAAGGCGCTCGCGCGCTCGATCGACTGCTCCGTGCGCCGAATCCAGTTCACCCCCGACCTGCTGCCGAGCGACGTCACCGGGGTATCGATCTACAACTCGGCCACCCGCGAGTTCGAGTTCAAGCCGGGCGCGGTGTTCGCGAACCTCGTCGTGGGCGACGAGATCAACCGGGCCAGCCCCAAGACGCAGTCCGCCCTGCTCGAGGCGATGGAGGAGCGGCAGGTCTCCGTGGACGGCGTCACGTATGTCCTCGAGACGCCGTTCATGGTGATCGCGACGCAGAACCCGATCGAGATGGAGGGCACCTATCCGCTGCCCGAGGCCCAGCGGGACCGCTTCACCGCACGTGCCTCGATCGGCTACCCCTCCCCCGCCGCCGAGCTGGAGATGCTGGCGAGCCACGGCGCCGCCGAGCCGATCGAGGACCTGGAGCCGGTCGCGGACGGGCTCGAGGTCCGCAAGCTGATCGAGGCCGTGCGCAGCGTCCACCTCTCGACCGAGGTCAAGCAGTACGTCGTCGACCTGGTCGGCGGGACCCGCCGCTCGACCGACCTGCGCCTGGGCGCCTCCCCACGCGCCGGGCTCCAGCTGGTCCGCGCCGCCCGGGCCCGGGCGGCGCTCGCGGGTCGCGACTACGTGCTCCCGGACGACGTGCAGGCGCTCGCCCTGCCCGTGCTCGCCCACCGGCTGCTCCCCACCCCGGAGGCGCAGGTCTCGGGCCGGGCACCGCAGGACGTCGTCCGCGGCCTGGTGGAGTCGACGGCGCTGCCAGGGCCGCTGGCTCCGGCCCGACGGCGGTGA
- a CDS encoding penicillin-binding protein 2 codes for MTAGPRGPRPSGREGTPVPRRPAAGSRPRSAAAMRTRRPTTRAPRRVRMGRPAVRLRTGLLAVLIMLSLIGGRLIWLQGFQAEAYASEASRQRLSTVKLAAPRGSILDRNGQLLALSVDARAIYGEPRTIAKATCPPDAKTPCEPATIAAALAPVLGLPAKEIQSRLELSPKATGATCSATELLGCKGFAYLARGLEAEQANRVRDLGLVGIGTVAEPRRVAPGGQVAANVVGFTTVEGSGTAGIEMQFDDVLAGTDGKRTAEVDGGGRIIPNGFTSTVEPRPGRDVRLTLDRDLQWYAQQVLARQIAQNNAESGSATLMDVTTGEVLALASVPTFDANEPGKADVSVRGNRAVSDVFEPGSTGKAITAAAVLEAGALTPDSALSVPWQYRLSNKTFKDSHKHPVEQMTFTGVLVESSNVGTIMAAQKVGGAKLHEMLKRFGIGAKTGIELPGESRGILRDQQGWAGTDYGTHPIGQGYAVNGLQMASAYATIANGGLRVQPTILASTTDADGTVVPAPRAEPSRVVSQDVADRLRGMLEGVTNQRGTAVSAAIDGYRVAGKTGTAQRVVDGRYNGYTASFVGFAPADAPRLVLSVSIQDPKKGYYGGSVAGPVFHDIMSSALRSLSVPPTGAPSPKLRLRADDPR; via the coding sequence ATGACCGCAGGCCCCCGCGGCCCGCGGCCGTCCGGCCGCGAGGGCACTCCCGTTCCGCGGCGCCCGGCGGCCGGCAGCCGCCCGCGCTCCGCGGCGGCGATGCGCACCCGGCGCCCGACCACGCGCGCGCCCCGGCGGGTGCGGATGGGCCGCCCCGCGGTGCGCCTGCGTACGGGCCTGCTGGCGGTGCTGATCATGCTGTCGCTGATCGGTGGCCGGCTGATCTGGTTGCAGGGCTTCCAGGCCGAGGCGTACGCCTCCGAGGCGAGCCGGCAGCGGTTGTCCACCGTCAAGCTGGCGGCCCCCCGTGGGTCGATCCTCGACCGCAACGGCCAGCTGCTGGCCCTGTCGGTCGATGCCCGCGCGATCTACGGCGAGCCACGCACCATCGCCAAGGCGACCTGCCCGCCGGACGCGAAGACTCCCTGCGAGCCGGCCACCATCGCCGCTGCGCTGGCGCCGGTGCTCGGCCTGCCGGCGAAGGAGATCCAGAGCAGGCTCGAGCTGTCTCCCAAGGCCACCGGCGCGACCTGCTCGGCGACCGAACTGCTGGGCTGCAAGGGCTTTGCCTACCTGGCCCGTGGTCTCGAGGCGGAGCAGGCCAACCGGGTGCGCGACCTCGGTCTGGTCGGCATCGGCACCGTCGCCGAACCGCGCCGCGTCGCGCCCGGCGGGCAGGTCGCCGCCAATGTCGTCGGCTTCACCACGGTCGAGGGCAGCGGCACTGCCGGTATCGAGATGCAGTTCGACGACGTGCTGGCCGGCACGGACGGCAAGCGGACGGCCGAGGTCGACGGCGGGGGCCGCATCATTCCCAACGGCTTCACCTCCACGGTGGAGCCGCGGCCCGGCCGGGACGTGCGGCTCACCCTCGACCGGGACCTGCAGTGGTACGCCCAGCAGGTCCTGGCCCGGCAGATCGCCCAGAACAATGCCGAGAGCGGCAGCGCGACGCTGATGGACGTCACCACCGGTGAGGTGCTCGCACTGGCTTCCGTGCCGACCTTCGACGCCAACGAGCCGGGCAAGGCAGACGTCTCCGTCCGCGGGAACCGCGCGGTGTCCGACGTTTTCGAGCCCGGCAGCACCGGCAAGGCGATCACGGCTGCCGCCGTGCTCGAGGCGGGCGCGCTGACGCCGGACAGCGCGCTGTCCGTGCCATGGCAGTACCGCCTGTCCAACAAGACCTTCAAAGATTCCCACAAGCACCCGGTCGAGCAGATGACGTTCACCGGCGTGCTGGTCGAGTCCAGCAACGTCGGCACGATCATGGCCGCACAGAAGGTGGGCGGAGCCAAGCTGCACGAGATGCTGAAGCGCTTCGGGATCGGCGCCAAGACGGGCATCGAGCTGCCGGGCGAGAGCCGGGGGATCCTGCGGGACCAGCAGGGTTGGGCCGGCACCGACTACGGCACCCACCCGATCGGCCAGGGCTATGCCGTCAACGGCCTGCAGATGGCGTCGGCCTACGCGACGATCGCCAACGGCGGCCTGCGCGTGCAGCCGACCATCCTCGCCTCGACGACCGATGCCGACGGCACGGTCGTCCCGGCGCCGCGGGCGGAGCCCAGCCGGGTGGTCAGCCAGGACGTGGCGGACCGGTTGCGCGGCATGCTCGAGGGCGTCACCAACCAGCGCGGAACCGCCGTCAGTGCCGCGATCGACGGCTACCGGGTGGCCGGCAAGACCGGCACCGCGCAGCGGGTGGTCGACGGGCGCTACAACGGCTACACCGCCAGCTTCGTCGGTTTCGCGCCCGCCGACGCGCCGCGCCTGGTCCTGTCGGTGTCCATCCAGGACCCCAAGAAGGGCTACTACGGCGGGTCGGTCGCGGGGCCGGTCTTCCACGACATCATGAGCTCCGCGCTGCGCAGCCTGTCCGTCCCGCCGACCGGCGCGCCCTCGCCGAAGCTGCGGCTGCGCGCCGACGACCCCCGGTAG
- the mraZ gene encoding division/cell wall cluster transcriptional repressor MraZ, with amino-acid sequence MFLGTHTPRLDDKGRLILPAKFRDQLAEGVVITKGQERCLFVFTAAAFAAKAASQEEPMTKAARDYRRIFFASAFDEVPDRTGRVTVPAGLRSYAALQRDCVVIGANTHLEIWDAETWRAYEAAQEQAFAEQEEVALTS; translated from the coding sequence GTGTTCCTCGGCACCCACACCCCCCGGCTCGACGACAAGGGCCGGCTGATCCTGCCGGCGAAGTTCCGGGACCAGCTGGCGGAGGGCGTCGTGATCACCAAGGGGCAGGAGCGTTGCCTGTTTGTGTTCACCGCTGCCGCCTTCGCGGCCAAGGCCGCCTCGCAGGAGGAGCCGATGACCAAGGCGGCGCGCGACTACCGGCGCATCTTCTTCGCCAGCGCGTTCGACGAGGTCCCGGACCGCACCGGACGGGTCACCGTCCCGGCCGGCCTGCGCAGCTACGCCGCCCTGCAGCGCGACTGCGTGGTCATCGGCGCCAACACCCACCTGGAGATCTGGGACGCCGAGACCTGGCGCGCCTACGAGGCCGCCCAGGAGCAGGCGTTCGCCGAGCAGGAGGAGGTGGCGCTCACCTCCTGA
- a CDS encoding DUF58 domain-containing protein, which yields MTRRRPSLTGLTTRGRCLLAAGVALTACALLLGQRDLLRVGVFLLALPLTAGWLVSRTRYRLSCSRSLEPARVQAGRAATVRLRLDNVSRLPSGVLLMEDALPYLLGGRPRFVLDRIEPGGTREVSYQIRSDVRGRFPSGPLSVRLTDPFGLCELTRAFTSTDELVVTPVVSRLPAVRLDGDRVGGGDTAARSVSSSGTDDAATREYRHGDDLRKVHWRSTARVGELMVRREEQPFSSRATLLLDGRAAAHRGDGPGSSFEWSVSAVASIGVGLARAGFGLSLMRESGQPLSTPGLPLTEGLLLDCLAAVSTTRSGSLQGAAERLRRGGLGGVLVAVLGAVDLEDADSLARLRTGSAGCVAVLVDADGWAPLGPRARADAVHQHEQAAALLRASGWRVLPITHGTTLASVWPLAGGRALSGPVGLGGRS from the coding sequence ATGACCCGGCGGCGGCCGTCCCTGACCGGACTGACCACGCGCGGCCGGTGCCTGCTGGCCGCGGGTGTCGCGCTGACGGCGTGCGCACTGCTGCTCGGGCAGCGCGACCTGCTCCGGGTGGGGGTGTTCCTGCTCGCCCTGCCGCTGACGGCCGGCTGGCTGGTGTCGCGCACCCGCTACCGGCTGTCCTGCTCGCGCTCGCTGGAGCCGGCCCGGGTCCAGGCCGGTCGGGCGGCGACGGTCCGGCTGCGCCTGGACAACGTCTCGCGGCTGCCCAGCGGCGTGCTGCTCATGGAGGACGCGCTGCCGTACCTCCTCGGCGGCCGTCCACGCTTCGTGCTCGACCGGATCGAGCCGGGTGGCACGCGGGAGGTGTCGTACCAGATCCGCTCCGACGTCCGCGGGCGCTTCCCGAGCGGGCCGCTGTCGGTACGGCTGACCGATCCGTTCGGCCTGTGCGAGCTGACCCGGGCCTTCACCAGCACCGACGAGCTGGTCGTCACGCCGGTCGTCAGCCGGCTGCCGGCGGTCCGGCTCGACGGCGACCGGGTGGGCGGCGGCGACACCGCCGCCCGCTCGGTCTCGAGCAGCGGCACCGACGACGCGGCGACCCGGGAGTACCGGCACGGCGACGACCTGCGCAAGGTGCACTGGCGCTCGACTGCCCGGGTCGGCGAGCTGATGGTGCGCCGCGAGGAGCAGCCCTTCTCGAGTCGCGCGACGCTGCTGCTGGACGGTCGCGCCGCCGCGCACCGCGGCGACGGACCGGGCTCGTCGTTCGAGTGGTCGGTGAGCGCCGTCGCGTCGATCGGCGTGGGACTGGCGCGGGCCGGTTTCGGTCTGTCGCTGATGCGCGAGTCCGGTCAGCCGCTGTCGACGCCCGGGCTGCCGCTGACCGAGGGCCTGCTGCTGGACTGCCTCGCCGCCGTCTCGACGACCCGCAGCGGCTCGCTGCAGGGAGCGGCCGAACGGCTCCGGCGCGGCGGCCTCGGCGGCGTCCTGGTCGCCGTGCTCGGCGCGGTGGATCTCGAGGACGCCGACTCACTGGCCCGGCTGCGCACCGGGTCGGCCGGCTGCGTCGCCGTGCTGGTCGACGCCGACGGCTGGGCGCCGCTCGGTCCGCGGGCCCGGGCGGACGCTGTCCACCAGCACGAGCAGGCCGCAGCTCTGCTGCGGGCCTCCGGCTGGCGGGTCCTGCCGATCACCCACGGCACCACCCTCGCCTCCGTCTGGCCGCTGGCCGGCGGACGCGCCCTGTCCGGCCCGGTGGGCCTGGGCGGCCGCTCGTGA
- a CDS encoding UDP-N-acetylmuramoyl-L-alanyl-D-glutamate--2,6-diaminopimelate ligase, whose amino-acid sequence MPATPGGADRTLRPARPAARPLPALLPLLPALRADRPVDGVRLTGCTLDSRAVLPGDLYAALPGSRAHGAEFAGQAVRAGAAAVLTDPAGAARCAPYDVPVLVADDPRGVLGAVARWVFGEPGGDLLVLGVTGTNGKTTTAFLLEAGLRAGGHATGLLGTVLTRIGDEVLPSVRTTPEAPDLQALLAVMVERGSTAVAMEVSSHALSLGRVDGVVFDVALFTNLSQDHLDFHASMQEYEAAKASLFTPERARRAVLNVDDAAGRRIARDTPLPSVTYGEDADWRVRELDLRPDGSRFRLLGPGVDVRASVQLPGAFNVANAVAALATLVTAGIPVEDAVHGVAGLPGVPGRMERVAVGQPWLAVVDYAHTPDAVARLLETVRTVTSGKVVVVLGCGGDRDRGKRPAMGRVAAAGADVAVLTSDNPRSEEPATILAEMAAGAPDALREVDRRAAIALAVALAEPGDAVVIAGKGHETGQEAGGVVTPFDDRQVLRELILEATE is encoded by the coding sequence GTGCCCGCGACCCCCGGCGGCGCGGACCGCACCCTGCGTCCCGCCCGCCCCGCCGCGCGGCCGCTGCCCGCCCTGCTGCCGCTGCTGCCCGCCCTGCGCGCCGACCGTCCCGTCGACGGCGTGCGGCTCACCGGCTGCACCCTGGACTCCCGGGCCGTGCTGCCCGGCGACCTCTACGCTGCGCTGCCCGGCTCCCGTGCCCACGGGGCGGAGTTCGCCGGCCAGGCGGTGCGGGCCGGTGCCGCCGCCGTACTCACCGATCCGGCCGGCGCGGCGCGCTGTGCGCCGTACGACGTTCCGGTCCTGGTCGCCGACGACCCGCGAGGGGTGCTCGGGGCGGTCGCCCGATGGGTGTTCGGGGAGCCGGGCGGGGACCTGCTCGTCCTCGGCGTCACCGGCACCAACGGCAAGACGACCACGGCGTTCCTGCTGGAGGCGGGGCTGCGGGCCGGCGGGCACGCCACCGGGCTGCTCGGCACGGTGCTCACCCGGATCGGCGACGAGGTCCTGCCCAGCGTCCGGACCACCCCCGAGGCGCCGGACCTGCAGGCGCTGCTGGCGGTCATGGTCGAGCGCGGCAGCACCGCGGTCGCGATGGAGGTCAGCAGCCACGCCCTCTCGCTCGGCCGGGTCGACGGCGTCGTCTTCGACGTGGCGCTGTTCACCAACCTGTCCCAGGACCACCTGGACTTCCACGCCTCGATGCAGGAGTACGAAGCCGCCAAGGCCTCGTTGTTCACGCCGGAGCGGGCCCGCCGCGCGGTGCTCAACGTCGACGACGCCGCCGGCCGCCGCATCGCGCGGGACACCCCGCTGCCGAGCGTGACCTACGGCGAGGACGCCGACTGGCGGGTCCGCGAGCTCGACCTGCGACCCGACGGCAGCCGCTTCCGGCTCCTGGGTCCGGGCGTCGACGTGCGCGCCTCGGTGCAGCTGCCGGGTGCGTTCAACGTCGCGAACGCCGTGGCGGCGCTGGCGACGTTGGTCACCGCCGGCATCCCGGTCGAGGACGCGGTACACGGGGTCGCCGGGCTCCCGGGGGTGCCGGGCCGGATGGAGCGGGTCGCCGTGGGCCAGCCCTGGCTCGCCGTCGTGGACTACGCGCACACCCCGGACGCGGTGGCGCGCCTGCTGGAGACGGTGCGCACGGTGACTTCGGGCAAGGTGGTGGTCGTGCTGGGCTGCGGCGGGGACCGCGACCGGGGCAAGCGGCCGGCGATGGGGCGGGTGGCGGCTGCGGGCGCCGACGTCGCCGTGCTGACCAGCGACAACCCGCGCAGCGAGGAGCCGGCCACGATTCTGGCCGAGATGGCCGCCGGCGCGCCCGATGCGCTGCGCGAGGTCGACCGGCGCGCGGCGATCGCGTTGGCCGTCGCGCTGGCGGAGCCGGGTGATGCCGTGGTGATCGCGGGCAAGGGACACGAGACCGGCCAGGAGGCCGGCGGGGTCGTCACGCCGTTCGACGACCGGCAGGTGCTGCGTGAGCTGATCCTGGAGGCGACGGAGTGA
- a CDS encoding DUF3040 domain-containing protein produces the protein MPLSDHEQRLLDQIERALYQEDPKFASTVRATDLRTHMRRRLRRAAFVLVLGFALLLTGLIGFGGQALGTVIGVAGFVVMVGALLLAMTAWKRLQPGGADLHVVDPPERSGRSRGNGRGKPPKPGGSDGGMKQRLEERWKRRWEDRGGDR, from the coding sequence GTGCCGCTCTCTGATCACGAGCAGCGCCTGCTCGACCAGATCGAGCGCGCCCTCTACCAGGAGGACCCGAAGTTCGCCTCCACGGTGCGCGCGACCGACCTGCGTACCCACATGCGCCGGCGGCTGCGCCGGGCCGCCTTCGTGCTGGTCCTCGGCTTCGCACTGCTGCTGACCGGGCTGATCGGCTTCGGCGGCCAGGCGCTCGGCACCGTCATCGGCGTGGCCGGCTTCGTGGTCATGGTCGGCGCCCTGCTCCTGGCGATGACCGCGTGGAAGCGGTTGCAGCCCGGCGGTGCCGACCTGCACGTGGTGGACCCCCCCGAGCGCTCCGGCCGCTCCCGCGGTAACGGCCGCGGCAAGCCGCCCAAGCCGGGGGGCAGTGACGGCGGAATGAAGCAGCGCCTCGAGGAGCGGTGGAAGCGCCGCTGGGAAGACCGCGGCGGCGACCGCTGA
- the rsmH gene encoding 16S rRNA (cytosine(1402)-N(4))-methyltransferase RsmH, which translates to MGTEEPAHVPVLLERCVGLLAPALNGPDAVVVDCTLGMGGHAEALLQVAPHCRLVGLDRDPEALRRSGARLAPYAARVTLVHAVYDQLPAVLADLGLDCVSGVLFDLGVSSLQLDEVDRGFAYARDAPLDMRMDPTTGRTAAEVVNGYDGKALARVLKDYGEERFASRIADAIVRERAREPFTSTARLAELVRTAVPAATRRTGGHPAKRTFQALRIEVNDELGVLRRAIPAALGTLCVGGRLVVLSYQSLEDKIVKSALVARSASSVPVDLPFVPEGAVPELRLLVRGAGKAPPGEVAANPRAASVRLRAAEKVRAAA; encoded by the coding sequence ATGGGCACCGAGGAGCCGGCGCACGTCCCGGTCCTACTCGAGCGCTGCGTCGGGCTGCTCGCTCCCGCGCTGAACGGGCCGGACGCCGTGGTCGTGGACTGCACGCTCGGGATGGGCGGCCACGCCGAGGCGCTGCTGCAGGTCGCGCCGCATTGCCGGCTCGTCGGCCTGGACCGCGACCCCGAGGCGCTGCGGCGCAGCGGCGCCCGCCTGGCGCCCTACGCCGCCCGGGTGACGCTGGTGCACGCGGTGTACGACCAGCTGCCGGCGGTGCTCGCCGATCTCGGGCTGGACTGCGTCTCCGGCGTGCTGTTCGACCTCGGCGTGAGCTCGCTGCAGCTGGACGAGGTCGACCGCGGCTTCGCCTATGCCCGGGACGCCCCGCTGGACATGCGGATGGACCCCACCACCGGCCGTACCGCGGCCGAGGTCGTCAACGGCTACGACGGCAAGGCACTGGCCCGGGTCCTGAAGGACTACGGCGAGGAGCGCTTCGCCTCGCGCATCGCCGACGCGATCGTGCGCGAGCGCGCGCGCGAGCCGTTCACCAGCACCGCCCGGCTGGCCGAGCTGGTACGCACAGCCGTCCCCGCCGCGACGCGCCGGACCGGCGGCCACCCGGCCAAGCGGACCTTTCAGGCCTTGCGCATCGAAGTGAACGACGAACTCGGCGTGTTGCGCCGGGCAATTCCGGCTGCACTCGGCACCCTCTGTGTGGGCGGCCGCCTGGTCGTCCTGTCCTACCAGTCGCTCGAGGACAAGATCGTGAAGTCTGCGCTCGTCGCACGCTCGGCCTCCAGCGTCCCGGTGGACCTGCCGTTCGTGCCCGAGGGTGCCGTTCCCGAGCTCCGGCTGCTCGTCCGGGGTGCCGGCAAGGCGCCCCCCGGCGAGGTCGCTGCCAACCCGCGTGCGGCGTCGGTGCGCCTGCGTGCGGCCGAGAAGGTCCGGGCCGCCGCATGA